One genomic segment of Sminthopsis crassicaudata isolate SCR6 chromosome 2, ASM4859323v1, whole genome shotgun sequence includes these proteins:
- the LOC141554890 gene encoding triacylglycerol hydrolase DDHD2-like isoform X4 produces the protein MSAEGRQQEQLSQSDLSPSSNSSSSFEIIDMDAASLYEPVSPHWFYCKIIDSKETWIPFNAEDSHRLEEAYGSEKDCNGKVVPTDGGRYDVHLGERMRYAVYWDEIASEVRRCTWFYKGDKDNKYVPYSESFSQQLEETYMLAVTLDEWKKKLESPNREIIILHNPKLMVHYHPVAGSDEWGSVPTEQGRPRTVKRGVENISVDIPCGEPLKIDHLVFVVHGIGPACDLRFRSIVQCVNDFRGVSLNLLQTHFKKAQEQQQIGRVEFLPVNWHSPLHSTGVDVDLRRITLPSINRLRHFTNDTILDVFFYNSPTYCQTILDTVASEMNRIYKLFLQRNPNFKGGVSIAGHSLGSLILFDLLTNQKDPLENNDSEKITSRVVLDQGDTLDLEEDLKKLQLSEFSNLFKKEKIDKAALALCTDRDLQEMGIPLGPRKKILNYFKNGENTEGIKPNQQSALGRNLPVSSEKIKDCTSTDGAGNDEYLDISIGQASVKYPRLIYKPDIFFAFGSPIGMFLTVRGLKRIDPNYKLPTCKGFFNIYHP, from the exons ATGTCAGCTGAGGGACGGCAGCAAGAACAGTTGTCCCAGTCAGATCTCTCCCCATCATCCAATTCATCTAGTTCCTTTGAGATAATAGACATGGATGCTGCTAGTTTGTATGAGCCAGTGTCTCCTCACTGGTTTTACTGCAAAATAATAGATTCTAAAGAGACGTGGATTCCTTTCAACGCTGAAGATTCCCATCGGCTAGAAGAAGCTTATGGTTCTG AAAAAGATTGTAATGGAAAAGTTGTTCCCACTGATGGTGGGCGATATGATGTACATTTGGGAGAGAGGATGCGGTATGCTGTGTACTGGGATGAGATAGCATCAGAAGTGAGACGCTGTACCTGGTTTTACAAAGGAGACAAAGACAATAAATATGTTCCCTACTCAGAGAGTTTTAGCCAACAATTAGAG GAAACCTACATGCTTGCTGTAACTCTGGAcgaatggaaaaagaaacttgAATCTCCAAATAGAGAAATCATTATATTACATAATCCAAAG CTGATGGTTCATTACCACCCAGTGGCAGGATCTGATGAATGGGGTTCTGTACCTACTGAACAGGGACGTCCTAGAACCGTGAAGAGAGGAGTTGAGAACATCTCTGTTGATATTCCTTGTG GAGAACCCTTAAAAATAGACCATCTGGTTTTTGTGGTCCATGGAATTGGACCAGCTTGTGATCTTCGATTCAGAAGCATTGTACAGTGTG TTAATGATTTCCGTGGCGTTTCCTTGAACCTGCTACAGACACATTTTAAGAAAGCTCAAGAACAGCAACAGATTGGCCGGGTAGAGTTTCTTCCTGTCAACTGGCATAGCCCTTTGCATTCTACTGGTGTGGATGT AGACTTGAGGAGAATTACTCTGCCCAGCATCAACCGCCTTCGGCACTTCACCAATGACACAATCCTGGATGTCTTCTTTTATAATAGCCCCACCTACTGTCAGACTATCTTGGACACAGTTGCTTCTGAAATGAACCGAATATACAAACTCTTTCTGCAGAGGAACCCTAATTTCAAAGGGGGTGTATCCATAGCTGGCCATAGTTTAG gATCACTTATATTGTTTGACCTTCTAACAAATCAGAAAGATCCTTTGGAGAATAATGACAGTGAAAAG ATTACTTCAAGGGTTGTTTTGGATCAGGGAGATACACTGGACCTAGAAGAAGATTTAAAGAAACTTCAGCTCTCTGAATTTTCTAATCTCTTtaagaaggagaaaatagataAAGCAGCTCTG GCTTTGTGTACAGACAGAGATCTTCAGGAAATGGGAATTCCTTTGGGACCAAGAAAAAAGATACTAAACTATTTTAAGAATGGGGAAAACACAGAG GGTATTAAACCGAATCAGCAGTCAGCTTTGGGAAGGAATTTACCTGTATCTTCAGAAAAAATCAAAGACTGCACTAGTACTGATGGTGCTGGAAATGATGAGTATTTGGATATTAGCATTGGACAG GCTTCTGTGAAATATCCTAGGCTAATTTACAAACCAGATATCTTTTTTGCCtttggatctcctattggaatgtTCCTTACTGTCCGAGGACTGAAAAGAATTGATCCCAACTACAAACTTCCAACATGCAAAGgtttcttcaatatttatcacCCT TAA
- the LOC141554890 gene encoding triacylglycerol hydrolase DDHD2-like isoform X2 — protein MNNSSPDLFSSKVQYSAQPQMYGNSARRIPNSQDLAYKMPDDHSSSDEGQPPENTMSAEGRQQEQLSQSDLSPSSNSSSSFEIIDMDAASLYEPVSPHWFYCKIIDSKETWIPFNAEDSHRLEEAYGSEKDCNGKVVPTDGGRYDVHLGERMRYAVYWDEIASEVRRCTWFYKGDKDNKYVPYSESFSQQLEETYMLAVTLDEWKKKLESPNREIIILHNPKLMVHYHPVAGSDEWGSVPTEQGRPRTVKRGVENISVDIPCGEPLKIDHLVFVVHGIGPACDLRFRSIVQCVNDFRGVSLNLLQTHFKKAQEQQQIGRVEFLPVNWHSPLHSTGVDVDLRRITLPSINRLRHFTNDTILDVFFYNSPTYCQTILDTVASEMNRIYKLFLQRNPNFKGGVSIAGHSLGSLILFDLLTNQKDPLENNDSEKITSRVVLDQGDTLDLEEDLKKLQLSEFSNLFKKEKIDKAALALCTDRDLQEMGIPLGPRKKILNYFKNGENTEGIKPNQQSALGRNLPVSSEKIKDCTSTDGAGNDEYLDISIGQASVKYPRLIYKPDIFFAFGSPIGMFLTVRGLKRIDPNYKLPTCKGFFNIYHPFDPVAYRIEPMVVPDVEFEPMLIPHHKGRKRMHLELREGLTRMSMDLKNNVLSSLRMAWKSFTRAPYPALQATETAAAEEAEPEPEPVPEKPSDVQAGDSPVADKEEAASINVGMLNGGQRIDYVLQEKPIESFNEYLFALQSHLCYWESEDTVLLVLKEIYQTQGIFMDQPAQ, from the exons AGAACACAATGTCAGCTGAGGGACGGCAGCAAGAACAGTTGTCCCAGTCAGATCTCTCCCCATCATCCAATTCATCTAGTTCCTTTGAGATAATAGACATGGATGCTGCTAGTTTGTATGAGCCAGTGTCTCCTCACTGGTTTTACTGCAAAATAATAGATTCTAAAGAGACGTGGATTCCTTTCAACGCTGAAGATTCCCATCGGCTAGAAGAAGCTTATGGTTCTG AAAAAGATTGTAATGGAAAAGTTGTTCCCACTGATGGTGGGCGATATGATGTACATTTGGGAGAGAGGATGCGGTATGCTGTGTACTGGGATGAGATAGCATCAGAAGTGAGACGCTGTACCTGGTTTTACAAAGGAGACAAAGACAATAAATATGTTCCCTACTCAGAGAGTTTTAGCCAACAATTAGAG GAAACCTACATGCTTGCTGTAACTCTGGAcgaatggaaaaagaaacttgAATCTCCAAATAGAGAAATCATTATATTACATAATCCAAAG CTGATGGTTCATTACCACCCAGTGGCAGGATCTGATGAATGGGGTTCTGTACCTACTGAACAGGGACGTCCTAGAACCGTGAAGAGAGGAGTTGAGAACATCTCTGTTGATATTCCTTGTG GAGAACCCTTAAAAATAGACCATCTGGTTTTTGTGGTCCATGGAATTGGACCAGCTTGTGATCTTCGATTCAGAAGCATTGTACAGTGTG TTAATGATTTCCGTGGCGTTTCCTTGAACCTGCTACAGACACATTTTAAGAAAGCTCAAGAACAGCAACAGATTGGCCGGGTAGAGTTTCTTCCTGTCAACTGGCATAGCCCTTTGCATTCTACTGGTGTGGATGT AGACTTGAGGAGAATTACTCTGCCCAGCATCAACCGCCTTCGGCACTTCACCAATGACACAATCCTGGATGTCTTCTTTTATAATAGCCCCACCTACTGTCAGACTATCTTGGACACAGTTGCTTCTGAAATGAACCGAATATACAAACTCTTTCTGCAGAGGAACCCTAATTTCAAAGGGGGTGTATCCATAGCTGGCCATAGTTTAG gATCACTTATATTGTTTGACCTTCTAACAAATCAGAAAGATCCTTTGGAGAATAATGACAGTGAAAAG ATTACTTCAAGGGTTGTTTTGGATCAGGGAGATACACTGGACCTAGAAGAAGATTTAAAGAAACTTCAGCTCTCTGAATTTTCTAATCTCTTtaagaaggagaaaatagataAAGCAGCTCTG GCTTTGTGTACAGACAGAGATCTTCAGGAAATGGGAATTCCTTTGGGACCAAGAAAAAAGATACTAAACTATTTTAAGAATGGGGAAAACACAGAG GGTATTAAACCGAATCAGCAGTCAGCTTTGGGAAGGAATTTACCTGTATCTTCAGAAAAAATCAAAGACTGCACTAGTACTGATGGTGCTGGAAATGATGAGTATTTGGATATTAGCATTGGACAG GCTTCTGTGAAATATCCTAGGCTAATTTACAAACCAGATATCTTTTTTGCCtttggatctcctattggaatgtTCCTTACTGTCCGAGGACTGAAAAGAATTGATCCCAACTACAAACTTCCAACATGCAAAGgtttcttcaatatttatcacCCT TTTGACCCTGTGGCATATAGAATTGAGCCAATGGTGGTTCCAGATGTAGAATTTGAGCCTATGCTGATCCCTCATCATAAAGGCAGGAAAAGGATGCATTTGG AACTGAGAGAAGGCTTGACCCGGATGAGCATGGACCTAAAGAACAATGTGCTGAGTTCCCTACGGATGGCTTGGAAGTCTTTTACCAGAGCTCCTTACCCAGCCCTTCAGGCTACAGAAACAGCTGCTGCAGAGGAAGCTGAGCCTGAGCCTGAACCAGTTCCTGAGAAGCCCAGTG ATGTTCAAGCAGGAGACTCACCAGTGGCAGATAAAGAAGAAGCTGCTTCTATTAATGTTGGAATGCTGAATGGGGGCCAACGAATTGACTATGTATTACAGGAGAAACCTATTGAAAgctttaatgaatatttatttgcaTTGCAAAGCCATCTCTGCTACTG GGAATCTGAAGATACAGTTTTATTGGTCCTTAAGGAAATTTACCAAACCCAGGGAATTTTCATGGATCAGCCTGCCCAATGA
- the LOC141554890 gene encoding triacylglycerol hydrolase DDHD2-like isoform X1, with translation MSAEGRQQEQLSQSDLSPSSNSSSSFEIIDMDAASLYEPVSPHWFYCKIIDSKETWIPFNAEDSHRLEEAYGSEKDCNGKVVPTDGGRYDVHLGERMRYAVYWDEIASEVRRCTWFYKGDKDNKYVPYSESFSQQLEETYMLAVTLDEWKKKLESPNREIIILHNPKLMVHYHPVAGSDEWGSVPTEQGRPRTVKRGVENISVDIPCGEPLKIDHLVFVVHGIGPACDLRFRSIVQCVNDFRGVSLNLLQTHFKKAQEQQQIGRVEFLPVNWHSPLHSTGVDVDLRRITLPSINRLRHFTNDTILDVFFYNSPTYCQTILDTVASEMNRIYKLFLQRNPNFKGGVSIAGHSLGSLILFDLLTNQKDPLENNDSEKITSRVVLDQGDTLDLEEDLKKLQLSEFSNLFKKEKIDKAALALCTDRDLQEMGIPLGPRKKILNYFKNGENTEGIKPNQQSALGRNLPVSSEKIKDCTSTDGAGNDEYLDISIGQASVKYPRLIYKPDIFFAFGSPIGMFLTVRGLKRIDPNYKLPTCKGFFNIYHPFDPVAYRIEPMVVPDVEFEPMLIPHHKGRKRMHLELREGLTRMSMDLKNNVLSSLRMAWKSFTRAPYPALQATETAAAEEAEPEPEPVPEKPSDVQAGDSPVADKEEAASINVGMLNGGQRIDYVLQEKPIESFNEYLFALQSHLCYWESEDTVLLVLKEIYQTQGIFMDQPAQ, from the exons ATGTCAGCTGAGGGACGGCAGCAAGAACAGTTGTCCCAGTCAGATCTCTCCCCATCATCCAATTCATCTAGTTCCTTTGAGATAATAGACATGGATGCTGCTAGTTTGTATGAGCCAGTGTCTCCTCACTGGTTTTACTGCAAAATAATAGATTCTAAAGAGACGTGGATTCCTTTCAACGCTGAAGATTCCCATCGGCTAGAAGAAGCTTATGGTTCTG AAAAAGATTGTAATGGAAAAGTTGTTCCCACTGATGGTGGGCGATATGATGTACATTTGGGAGAGAGGATGCGGTATGCTGTGTACTGGGATGAGATAGCATCAGAAGTGAGACGCTGTACCTGGTTTTACAAAGGAGACAAAGACAATAAATATGTTCCCTACTCAGAGAGTTTTAGCCAACAATTAGAG GAAACCTACATGCTTGCTGTAACTCTGGAcgaatggaaaaagaaacttgAATCTCCAAATAGAGAAATCATTATATTACATAATCCAAAG CTGATGGTTCATTACCACCCAGTGGCAGGATCTGATGAATGGGGTTCTGTACCTACTGAACAGGGACGTCCTAGAACCGTGAAGAGAGGAGTTGAGAACATCTCTGTTGATATTCCTTGTG GAGAACCCTTAAAAATAGACCATCTGGTTTTTGTGGTCCATGGAATTGGACCAGCTTGTGATCTTCGATTCAGAAGCATTGTACAGTGTG TTAATGATTTCCGTGGCGTTTCCTTGAACCTGCTACAGACACATTTTAAGAAAGCTCAAGAACAGCAACAGATTGGCCGGGTAGAGTTTCTTCCTGTCAACTGGCATAGCCCTTTGCATTCTACTGGTGTGGATGT AGACTTGAGGAGAATTACTCTGCCCAGCATCAACCGCCTTCGGCACTTCACCAATGACACAATCCTGGATGTCTTCTTTTATAATAGCCCCACCTACTGTCAGACTATCTTGGACACAGTTGCTTCTGAAATGAACCGAATATACAAACTCTTTCTGCAGAGGAACCCTAATTTCAAAGGGGGTGTATCCATAGCTGGCCATAGTTTAG gATCACTTATATTGTTTGACCTTCTAACAAATCAGAAAGATCCTTTGGAGAATAATGACAGTGAAAAG ATTACTTCAAGGGTTGTTTTGGATCAGGGAGATACACTGGACCTAGAAGAAGATTTAAAGAAACTTCAGCTCTCTGAATTTTCTAATCTCTTtaagaaggagaaaatagataAAGCAGCTCTG GCTTTGTGTACAGACAGAGATCTTCAGGAAATGGGAATTCCTTTGGGACCAAGAAAAAAGATACTAAACTATTTTAAGAATGGGGAAAACACAGAG GGTATTAAACCGAATCAGCAGTCAGCTTTGGGAAGGAATTTACCTGTATCTTCAGAAAAAATCAAAGACTGCACTAGTACTGATGGTGCTGGAAATGATGAGTATTTGGATATTAGCATTGGACAG GCTTCTGTGAAATATCCTAGGCTAATTTACAAACCAGATATCTTTTTTGCCtttggatctcctattggaatgtTCCTTACTGTCCGAGGACTGAAAAGAATTGATCCCAACTACAAACTTCCAACATGCAAAGgtttcttcaatatttatcacCCT TTTGACCCTGTGGCATATAGAATTGAGCCAATGGTGGTTCCAGATGTAGAATTTGAGCCTATGCTGATCCCTCATCATAAAGGCAGGAAAAGGATGCATTTGG AACTGAGAGAAGGCTTGACCCGGATGAGCATGGACCTAAAGAACAATGTGCTGAGTTCCCTACGGATGGCTTGGAAGTCTTTTACCAGAGCTCCTTACCCAGCCCTTCAGGCTACAGAAACAGCTGCTGCAGAGGAAGCTGAGCCTGAGCCTGAACCAGTTCCTGAGAAGCCCAGTG ATGTTCAAGCAGGAGACTCACCAGTGGCAGATAAAGAAGAAGCTGCTTCTATTAATGTTGGAATGCTGAATGGGGGCCAACGAATTGACTATGTATTACAGGAGAAACCTATTGAAAgctttaatgaatatttatttgcaTTGCAAAGCCATCTCTGCTACTG GGAATCTGAAGATACAGTTTTATTGGTCCTTAAGGAAATTTACCAAACCCAGGGAATTTTCATGGATCAGCCTGCCCAATGA
- the LOC141554890 gene encoding triacylglycerol hydrolase DDHD2-like isoform X3 — protein sequence MSAEGRQQEQLSQSDLSPSSNSSSSFEIIDMDAASLYEPVSPHWFYCKIIDSKETWIPFNAEDSHRLEEAYGSEKDCNGKVVPTDGGRYDVHLGERMRYAVYWDEIASEVRRCTWFYKGDKDNKYVPYSESFSQQLEETYMLAVTLDEWKKKLESPNREIIILHNPKLMVHYHPVAGSDEWGSVPTEQGRPRTVKRGVENISVDIPCGEPLKIDHLVFVVHGIGPACDLRFRSIVQCVNDFRGVSLNLLQTHFKKAQEQQQIGRVEFLPVNWHSPLHSTGVDVDLRRITLPSINRLRHFTNDTILDVFFYNSPTYCQTILDTVASEMNRIYKLFLQRNPNFKGGVSIAGHSLGSLILFDLLTNQKDPLENNDSEKITSRVVLDQGDTLDLEEDLKKLQLSEFSNLFKKEKIDKAALALCTDRDLQEMGIPLGPRKKILNYFKNGENTEGIKPNQQSALGRNLPVSSEKIKDCTSTDGAGNDEYLDISIGQASVKYPRLIYKPDIFFAFGSPIGMFLTVRGLKRIDPNYKLPTCKGFFNIYHPQ from the exons ATGTCAGCTGAGGGACGGCAGCAAGAACAGTTGTCCCAGTCAGATCTCTCCCCATCATCCAATTCATCTAGTTCCTTTGAGATAATAGACATGGATGCTGCTAGTTTGTATGAGCCAGTGTCTCCTCACTGGTTTTACTGCAAAATAATAGATTCTAAAGAGACGTGGATTCCTTTCAACGCTGAAGATTCCCATCGGCTAGAAGAAGCTTATGGTTCTG AAAAAGATTGTAATGGAAAAGTTGTTCCCACTGATGGTGGGCGATATGATGTACATTTGGGAGAGAGGATGCGGTATGCTGTGTACTGGGATGAGATAGCATCAGAAGTGAGACGCTGTACCTGGTTTTACAAAGGAGACAAAGACAATAAATATGTTCCCTACTCAGAGAGTTTTAGCCAACAATTAGAG GAAACCTACATGCTTGCTGTAACTCTGGAcgaatggaaaaagaaacttgAATCTCCAAATAGAGAAATCATTATATTACATAATCCAAAG CTGATGGTTCATTACCACCCAGTGGCAGGATCTGATGAATGGGGTTCTGTACCTACTGAACAGGGACGTCCTAGAACCGTGAAGAGAGGAGTTGAGAACATCTCTGTTGATATTCCTTGTG GAGAACCCTTAAAAATAGACCATCTGGTTTTTGTGGTCCATGGAATTGGACCAGCTTGTGATCTTCGATTCAGAAGCATTGTACAGTGTG TTAATGATTTCCGTGGCGTTTCCTTGAACCTGCTACAGACACATTTTAAGAAAGCTCAAGAACAGCAACAGATTGGCCGGGTAGAGTTTCTTCCTGTCAACTGGCATAGCCCTTTGCATTCTACTGGTGTGGATGT AGACTTGAGGAGAATTACTCTGCCCAGCATCAACCGCCTTCGGCACTTCACCAATGACACAATCCTGGATGTCTTCTTTTATAATAGCCCCACCTACTGTCAGACTATCTTGGACACAGTTGCTTCTGAAATGAACCGAATATACAAACTCTTTCTGCAGAGGAACCCTAATTTCAAAGGGGGTGTATCCATAGCTGGCCATAGTTTAG gATCACTTATATTGTTTGACCTTCTAACAAATCAGAAAGATCCTTTGGAGAATAATGACAGTGAAAAG ATTACTTCAAGGGTTGTTTTGGATCAGGGAGATACACTGGACCTAGAAGAAGATTTAAAGAAACTTCAGCTCTCTGAATTTTCTAATCTCTTtaagaaggagaaaatagataAAGCAGCTCTG GCTTTGTGTACAGACAGAGATCTTCAGGAAATGGGAATTCCTTTGGGACCAAGAAAAAAGATACTAAACTATTTTAAGAATGGGGAAAACACAGAG GGTATTAAACCGAATCAGCAGTCAGCTTTGGGAAGGAATTTACCTGTATCTTCAGAAAAAATCAAAGACTGCACTAGTACTGATGGTGCTGGAAATGATGAGTATTTGGATATTAGCATTGGACAG GCTTCTGTGAAATATCCTAGGCTAATTTACAAACCAGATATCTTTTTTGCCtttggatctcctattggaatgtTCCTTACTGTCCGAGGACTGAAAAGAATTGATCCCAACTACAAACTTCCAACATGCAAAGgtttcttcaatatttatcacCCT CAGTAA